A portion of the Corynebacterium heidelbergense genome contains these proteins:
- a CDS encoding HIT family protein: protein MSTETGADAQAQEPYRDSGVGDTPKLPDGLLRLWAPYRSAYLTTESRSEDPFLDIPQMSDEDGLVVARGETVYCVLNLFPYNPGHMMVVPYRQVADYADLTWAETQELARFTQHALRVLREVSHPDAVNVGMNLGRASGGSVPTHLHQHIVPRWAGDSSFMTVIAGTKVLPQVLGETRELLAKAWRKLQDADGPGVHKTENQQRGDGDI from the coding sequence ATGAGTACAGAGACCGGTGCAGACGCACAAGCGCAGGAACCATATCGGGATAGCGGCGTAGGGGATACTCCGAAGCTGCCCGATGGACTACTGCGATTGTGGGCCCCGTATCGATCGGCGTACCTGACCACTGAATCCCGCTCCGAGGACCCCTTCCTGGACATCCCCCAGATGTCCGACGAAGACGGGCTCGTCGTCGCCCGCGGCGAGACCGTCTACTGCGTGCTCAACCTCTTTCCCTACAACCCGGGGCACATGATGGTGGTGCCCTACCGCCAGGTCGCGGACTACGCGGACCTCACCTGGGCGGAGACGCAGGAACTCGCCCGCTTTACCCAGCACGCCCTGCGGGTGCTGCGGGAGGTCTCCCACCCGGATGCCGTCAACGTGGGCATGAACCTCGGCCGGGCCTCCGGGGGTTCCGTTCCCACCCACCTGCACCAGCACATCGTGCCGCGCTGGGCGGGGGATTCCAGCTTTATGACCGTGATCGCCGGCACGAAGGTGCTCCCGCAGGTGCTGGGAGAGACCAGGGAGCTGCTCGCCAAGGCCTGGCGGAAACTGCAGGATGCGGATGGGCCGGGCGTCCACAAGACGGAAAACCAGCAACGCGGAGACGGGGACATCTGA
- a CDS encoding phosphatidylinositol mannoside acyltransferase, whose product MGWVGFPDITRADLSAAGYRAGWALTARLPQSVARRLFDALADLASKRGKGPEQLRRNLARVVGPENVTRDLVRRAMRSYLRYWREAFQLPILVQRSDLGERLSTCIDETSVRRLERSISSGRGVILALPHTGNWDMAGVYLVHAFGTFATVAERLRPESLFEAFVNYRKSLGFEVLALSGGEQPPMQRLEEVLRSGGTVCLLGERDLTGRGVVVDFFGEPAALPTGPARLALNCGAALHVVHIAFEGSAWRMLVGEEIDVAGIASASDGSREAVTAMTQAIADGFAANIARWPEDWHMLQKVWLADVSDSARTRVAEGEQGAGA is encoded by the coding sequence GTGGGGTGGGTTGGGTTCCCGGACATCACCCGCGCCGATCTCTCCGCGGCCGGTTACCGCGCGGGCTGGGCTCTGACCGCCCGGCTGCCCCAAAGCGTGGCGCGGAGACTGTTTGACGCGCTCGCGGATCTGGCGTCCAAAAGGGGAAAAGGGCCGGAACAATTGCGCCGCAACCTCGCCAGAGTGGTGGGGCCGGAGAACGTGACCAGGGATCTTGTGCGCCGCGCCATGCGCTCCTATCTGCGCTACTGGCGCGAAGCCTTCCAACTCCCGATCCTCGTGCAGCGTTCCGACCTGGGGGAGCGGCTAAGCACGTGCATTGATGAAACCTCCGTGCGGCGCCTCGAACGCTCCATCTCCTCCGGGCGCGGCGTGATCCTCGCCCTGCCCCACACCGGCAACTGGGACATGGCCGGGGTGTACCTCGTGCACGCCTTTGGCACGTTCGCCACGGTGGCGGAGCGGCTGCGGCCGGAGAGCCTGTTCGAGGCCTTCGTGAACTACCGGAAATCCCTGGGCTTCGAGGTGCTGGCGCTGTCCGGCGGGGAGCAACCGCCGATGCAGCGGCTGGAGGAGGTGCTGCGCTCCGGGGGGACCGTATGTCTGCTGGGGGAGCGCGACCTCACCGGCCGCGGGGTGGTGGTGGACTTCTTCGGGGAGCCCGCGGCGCTGCCCACCGGTCCGGCGCGGCTCGCTCTGAATTGCGGCGCCGCCCTGCACGTCGTGCACATCGCGTTTGAGGGCTCTGCCTGGCGGATGCTTGTGGGGGAGGAGATCGACGTCGCGGGGATCGCGAGCGCATCCGATGGCTCGCGGGAGGCCGTGACGGCGATGACCCAGGCGATTGCCGATGGCTTTGCCGCGAATATCGCGCGCTGGCCCGAGGACTGGCACATGCTGCAGAAGGTGTGGTTGGCGGATGTGTCCGACTCCGCCCGTACCCGGGTGGCCGAGGGAGAACAGGGGGCCGGCGCATGA
- the pgsA gene encoding phosphatidylinositol phosphate synthase yields MLSVHGRRPAAVVIEPVARKLLSWGLTPNMVTAGSTAAAVAAAVGLIPTGHHAAAAILMGLIVCTDMVDGTMARLRGGGTRFGATLDASCDRIADGALFGAIALDFALHRPGESVLLALTLIILVASQVTSYVKARAEASGIKVVGGFIERPERLIIGLVSLGLSGFGVPYILAAGLWILCLGSVYTVAERLVIVGRSNIAGEGIAAPEGAREFQRGSRIQEGR; encoded by the coding sequence ATGCTCAGCGTGCATGGACGCCGCCCCGCCGCCGTAGTCATCGAACCGGTGGCCCGCAAGCTGCTGAGCTGGGGCCTGACCCCCAACATGGTCACCGCCGGATCCACCGCCGCTGCCGTCGCCGCCGCTGTGGGCCTCATCCCCACCGGCCACCACGCCGCCGCCGCAATCCTCATGGGGCTCATCGTGTGCACCGACATGGTGGACGGCACCATGGCCCGCCTCCGCGGGGGCGGCACCCGCTTCGGGGCCACCCTGGATGCCTCCTGCGACCGGATCGCCGACGGCGCCCTCTTCGGCGCGATCGCCCTGGACTTCGCCCTCCACCGTCCGGGGGAGAGCGTCCTGCTCGCGCTGACGCTCATTATCCTCGTGGCCAGCCAGGTCACCAGCTACGTCAAGGCCCGCGCGGAGGCCAGTGGCATCAAGGTCGTCGGCGGGTTCATCGAGCGGCCCGAGCGGCTCATCATCGGTCTCGTGTCGCTCGGCCTCTCCGGGTTCGGGGTTCCCTACATCCTCGCGGCCGGGCTATGGATCCTGTGCCTGGGATCCGTCTACACCGTGGCGGAGCGGCTGGTCATCGTCGGACGCTCCAATATCGCCGGGGAGGGCATCGCCGCCCCGGAGGGGGCCCGAGAGTTCCAGCGGGGGTCCCGAATCCAGGAAGGGCGCTAA